CGCTGACCGGGATAGGATTCAAGTTCGTAGGGCTGGTGTTCTCCCTCGCCAACGGAGCACCCTTCATAGCCCTCATCCTTATAGCACTGGTATCGTTGGTTCTCGGTATGGGACTCCCCACCACCAGCGCCTATATACTCGGCGCGGCCCTGGGGGTTCCGGCCCTGGCTAAGCTGGGATTCGACCCTCTGGCAGCCCATATGTTCGTGTTCTACTTTGCCATAGTATCGAACATAACCCCTCCGGTAGCTCTGGCCGCCTACGCTGCCAGCTCCATAGCCGACGCCAATCCCAACAAAACGGGCTTCCAGGCTATGAAACTGGGGATATTGGCCTTCATCATCCCCTTCGCATTCTGCTACGACCAGGGATTGCTGCTCTCCGCCGGATTGACTAACAACGTGATTTCCGTCCTGGGAGGGATAGGAGCCCTGTTCTCCATGGGGTACTCAATGTTGGCCTACACCAACCACAGGATCCACCAATGGCAGAGAGCGGTATTCCTCGCGGTAGGCGTTGCCTGTTTATGGCCTATGTTTACCGTGAAAATTATCGGTGTTATCGCGACCATCGTATTCGGATGGTTATGGAGAGAAAAAACTACTGGCTGAGCTAATTGCGAAATCGTAAAAACAGGAGGAACCAGCTGGTTCCTCCTGTTTTTTTGCGAAAAAAGCTCAAAACAAAAAATAGGACATCCTGTCTTCTCCTAAACGCAAATATAAAGCCTCGATCGCCCTTGCCTGACCAATGCTGACGTATATAATAGAAGCACGGATCAAGGTCAGCTAAGATCAAATAATTTTTATGGAGGTGGATCGTATGAGACGGTATTTGGTTCCTCGTAGCACGGGAAGGTCTGTCATGGATCCCTTTTCCTTCATGGACAACGCGATGAGGACGATGTTCAGGGATTTCGACGAGACATTCAGGGGAGAGGAGAACAGATCACTGGCCCCTAATATGGACCTTTATAGAAAGGAAGGCAAGATCACGTTGGTGATGGACCTTCCGGGAATCTCAAAGGAGGACATCGACCTCAAGGTCTATAAGGACAGAATCGAGGTCAGGGCCCAGAGAAAGGAATACTGCACCGACGAAGAGGACTGTCTCCACAACGAGAGGTTCTACGGATCTCTGGCCAGGATGATAACCCTTCCGGCCGAGATAGACTGCGATTCCGTGCAGGCGAACTACACCGACGGAGTTCTCAAGATAGAGGTCGACGAGCTTAAGACAGGCGGAGAGGGAAAGACGATAGCGATCGAGGGATAGGAAAAGCCGAGCCGGGAGCAGCTGCTCCCNNNNNNNNNNCTCGCGGGGCCCCGCGGCCCCGGGCGGGGCTTTTTCAGTAAACCAGATTTCTAGGGTTACCGGATATCCAGGCGCAGACGTTATCGAACGCCATAACGGCCCTCTTCTCCAACGCCTCCGGAGTAGCGAAGGCCACGTGAGGAGTAAGAACGCAGTTGGGAGCTTTCAGCAGAGGGTAATCCTTAGGGATAGGAGGTTCCATGTCGAACACGTCTATCCCGGCTCCGGAAAGCCTCCCCGACGTCAGGGCCTCGGCCAATCGATCGTTATCGACTATAGGGCCTCTGGCGGTGTTGATCAGTATCGCCGAGGGCTTCATCATAGCCAATTTTTCCTCTCCGATCAGGCCGACTGTCTGGTCGTTGCATGGAACGTGAATCGACACGATATCGCTGGAAGCCATAAGTTCTTCCAGGGTAACGTAGCTCACTCCCAACTCTTTGAGGTCGTCCCTCTCGGTTCGACTATACGCCAAAACCGGGCACCCCAAAACGCGGAAGATCTTCGCTACTTTACAGCCGATAGCCCCGGTTCCGACGATCCCCACGGTTTTGCCGGCTATCTCGTTGCCCAGAAGCCCCGCTTTAGTTGCACCGTCACGGACTGCGCGATCGCAGGGTAGGATGTTTCTGCATACCGCTACGGACAGCCCCAAGGCCAACTCCGCGACGGAATCGGTGGAATATCCGGCGCAGTTGGACACAGCTACGCCTCTTTCCGTGCAGACCTTCATATCCACGTGATCGTACCCGGTGAAAGCTACGGAGATCATCTTCAATGAATCGGCTCCGGCTATGACCTCGCCGGAAAGAGGCATATTCGCTATCATAGCCACGTCCACACCGGAAAGCCTGGATATGTTTTCGTCTCGATCGTCTGACCTCGGAAAAGACGAAAAATCGTGTCCGTCCTTCTTAAGCGAGGCCGCCAACCTTTCCAGAGACTCTTCCGAAATCCCCAGAGACTCGAGAAGAACTACCTTCATTTTTCGTAAACCTTGGGGGATTCCTTACCGGACATAACCCTGTAGGCACCGTCAGCCAAAGCCTTCAGCTCGTCCTCACCGGGGTATACCTTTACCGGAGCTATGAAGGCTACCCTGCGTCGAATCTCATCTACGAATACATCCGAGTAGGCCAGACCTCCGGTGAGCAATATGGCATCCACCTCTCCCTCCAGGGAAGCGGCTCTGGAACCTATCTCCTTGGCCACCTGATAGGCCATGGTCCTGAAGACGAGACCGGCCTTTTCGTCTCCATCCCCCATCCTTCTCTGGACCTCCCGCAGGTCGTTGGTCCCCAGATGAGCCACCAGACCGCCCTTTCCGCTCAGTTTCTTGCGAAGATCCTTCTCCGTCACGGTTCCTCCGAAACAGAGCTTTACGAGTCCTCCGGTGGGAAGGGTTCCCGCCCTCTCCGGGGAGAAGGGACCATCTCCGTCCAGGGCGTTGTTGACGTCTATGACCCGACCTCCTCTGTGGGCTCCGACGGATATGCCTCCACCCATATGGGCGACCACGAAGGAACAGTCCTCGTAGGCTTTTCCCATCTCGTCCGCGGCGGTCCTGGCAATGGCCTTCTGGTTGAGGGCGTGAAATATGGAACGACGCTCTATCTCGGGCAGACCGGACAGTCTGGCCTCGTCGACCAATTCGTCGACCACGACTGGATCCACGATGAAAGAGTTATCGGGGCAACCTGCCTCATCGGCCAGGCGTCTGGCGAGAGCCGCCCCGAGGTTGCTTGCGTGAGAACCGTATCTGGCCTCTTTCATGTCCTCCATCATGGCCTCGTCAACCCTGTATGTGCCACCGGGAATGGGCCGAAGAAGCCCTCCCCTTCCGACGACGCCATCCAGATCGGCTATTTCCGCACCCTTCTCCTTCAACGCCTTTTTGATCTCGTCAAGACGAAAGTCCTCCTGAGCTTCGACCGACGGAAACCGACCTATGACGTCGGAATCGTATCTCTGGGTATCGTCCCAGAGCTGGGTTCCGTCCTCGAACAGAGCTATCTTGGTGCTGGTAGAACCGGGATTGATAGCCAACAGTCGCATCTGACAATACCTCCCTACATCGAGAAAAGGGGCCGACTGGCGGCCCCTCGACGATAGTTATTACGACCGACTACTTGCCGAAATCCGCATGGACCACGGCGGCGGCGATGGACATCAGCTTGGCTCTGGGCGAATCGGCCCTGCTGGTGAGGATGATGGGAGCGGCCGCTCCCAGGATCATTCCGGCGGTCTCGTTCTCGGAGAAGTAGACGATCGCCTTGGCCAGCATGTTACCCGCATCTATGTTGGGAACCAGGAACACATCGGCCTTGCCGGCCACAGGAGAGGAGATACCCTTCGTCTTGGCCGATTCCTCGCTCACAGCGTTGTCCAGTGCGAAAGGACCGTCGACGATGCAGTTCTTTATCTGACCTCTGGCGTTCATCTGAGCCAAGGCGGAGGCGTCCAGGGTGGCCGGCATATCGGGGTTGACGACCTCTACCGCAGCAAGAACCGCGACCTTGGGACACTCCACTCCGAAGGCCCTGGCGAGGTTGACCGTGTTCTGTATGATCTGGGCTTTCTGAGAGAGGTCGGGATACATGTTGAAGGCCGCGTCGGCGATGAAGAATATGCGGTCGAATCCCTTTACCTGATGGAAGTAACAGTGGGAGATGGTGTTCTTTCCTCTGCGCAGCCCGACCTCTTTGTTGAGCATACCGCGAAGGAAATGGTTCGTGTGGATCTGTCCCTTCATGTAGACATCGGCTTTGCCGGAGGAGACGAGCTTTACCGCCTCAAGGGCTATCTCCGGCTCGCTACAGGCATCGACGATCTCGTAGTTTGCCACATCGACTCCGACCTTCTCGGCCGCCGCCTTTATGGCTTTCTCGTCTCCCACCAAATAGAAATCGGCTATGCCGGAAACCCTGGCGTCTTCCAGCGCGGTCAGAAGACCGGGATCATCGGCCTTGGCCACGCTGATCTTTTTCTTGCCCTTCTCCGCGCCGATTTTCTTGGCGTACTCCAACAAGGCACTCAACGAACGAAGCTGTTCCATGAGAAAAAAAGCCCCCTCTGAGATATTTGATATGACGTCTCCCTGCCCCATATTCAGGACCTAACGAGAGACTAAACCTCCATACATTATACACCGTATCGAGAGATTCTTCAGGAAATCGCGGCTCCTAAAGCGATGGAAAGAAGCTTGGTATCCATGGAGTCGAAACGGCTGGTCATAACGATAGGACGTCTGGCTCCCAATATGACCCCTGCCGTCCTGCAACCGGCCAGAAACATGGCGGTCTTTCCGACCAGATTCCCCGCCTCTATGTCTGGTACGACCAGCAGATCGGCCTTTCCAGCCACGGGAGAGTCTATCTTCTTTATCGCGGCAGCCTCGGGGCTAACCGCGTTATCCAGGGCCAGAGGCCCGTCGATGAGACATCCCTCGATCTGTCCTCTGGCGGCCATCATGGTAAGAGAAGCGGCGTCTATGGTGGCAGTCATATCAGGGTTGACCGACTCGACAGCGGCAAGCGCCGCCACCTTCGGACACTCGACACCGAGAGAATGATAGCACCCAACGGCGTTCCTTATGATCTCCGCCTTAGCGGTGAGATTCGGGTACATATTCATCCCGCCGTCGGTTATACCTAAAACCCTGCCCAACGGGGGGACCTCTACGAAGACCAGATGGGACAACAGAGCTCCGGACCGAAGTCCCCATTCCTTGTTCAATACCGCCTTGAGCAAAGTAGCGGTCTTGACCAGTCCCTTCATGAGGAGATCGGCCTTCCCGGAAGAGACCAGCTTGACCGTCCTCTCCGTGGCGGAATAGTCGTCACCTTCCTCGACGATCTCGAAACAGTCCAGGGAAAGCCCAAGCTCGGAAGCCTTGGCTTTTATCCTCTCGGACTCGCCCACGAGGACCGCTTGGACCAAACCTCTTTTTTGGGCCTCGCAGACGGCCTCCAAAGTGTCCTCTCCATAAGGACAGGCCACGGCGATCTTCTTCACTCCCGAATCGGTACAAGCGTCGAACAAAAAATCCAGATTTTTCACGATAGATCACAGAACTCCTTTCACCGTATCTGCATAGGACCTGGCTTTCTCCTCGCCCTTCAACACCCTCAAGGCCCCCTCCGCAAGGGCCTCCATCTCTCCCTCTCCGGGATAGACGAGACAGGGGGCTATCCACTGAACCCTTCTTTGAACGGAGGCGACGAACTCGCTATCGTAAGCTACCCCACCAGTGAAGAGAATCGCCGTCACGTCTCCCGAAAGAGCGGCCGCCATGGAGCCGATAGCTCCGGCTATCTGAAACGACATCGCGTTTCGGACGAGCTCCGCCTTCTCGTCTCCGGAGCTCGCTCTCTCGGAGACCTCTCTCATATCGCTGGTGCCGAGATAGGCGAATACCCCCCCCTTGCCAGCCAACCGCTTTTTGAGATCGGTCATAGGGGTCTTTCCTCCGAAACAGAGTCCTACCAGGTCCCCCGCCGGCATGCCTCCGGCCCTTTCAGGAGAGAAGGGACCAAAATCGTTCCCGCTGTTGAAGTCGATCAACTTGCCGTCGCTATGGGCGCATATCGTCATTCCGCCTCCCATATGGACCACCACGTACTTACTGTTTTGCCAGTCGACGCAGAGGTCCTTCGCTGCCCTTCTGACCGTGGCCTTGACGTTCAGAGCGTGGTTCAAGGGGATCCTTGGCAGCTCGGGCAGGCCGCTCAGACGAGCCAGATCGTCCAGTTCGTCCACCGAGACCGGGTCCACTATGAAAGCTGGGATACCCCTCGAAGACGCTATTGCGTCGGCCAAGATTCCTCCCAGGTTAGAGGCATGGTCCCAGGGCTTGCCGCTCCTCAACCTCGCCAAAAGCGCCTGGTCCACCTCGTAGGTTCCACCGGGAATCGGATCTATTATCCCTCCTCGGCCTACCACGCAACTGAGGTCGTCCAGAGAACTGCCCCTGGCCTCCACCGCTTTTTCTATCGTCTCCATACGGAAAAGATATTGATCGGCGGTCTTCGAGAAAGAGGCGATTCTATCCGCATCGTGACGGACGGTCTCGGACCACCTCTCTGAACCATCGTCGAACCAGGCTATCTTGGTGCTGGTAGAGCCGGGATTTATAGCTAAAACCTTATAGGACATCAAAACACCTCTCTCCGCTATCGCGATTTGAACGATAAAAACAAAAAATCCCTCATGTAAACCTTACCACAAAAGTCAATGCCAGCGTTTCTCTCCCTTGGACGGTTCGGCACAAGCCAGTATCTCCGCCTCCAGGCGATCCAGCTCCTCTATCTGATCTGGCTCCAGCATCGCCCTTACTTCCTCTCTCATGGCGGCTCCCATGGATTTTCTATCGGAGTAGGCTCCCGCAGCCACGTCGGTCCAACTGATCTTTCTCTTCGTCTCGTAAAGATCGAAATCGGCGAATCGATCGCTTCCCTCGACGTATTCCAAACCGATTAGAGCCTTCTTCACGACCTTTGCGTCGAAAAAGGAGAAAAGCCTGATGCAGTAGACCGATACCGGCATAAGGATATGGGCGTAATCCTTACCCCATCCCTCGCCGACAAGCAGTCCTAATTCCAGGTCGTCCAAGGCTTTTGTAAGACGTTCCACGTGCAATCCGTACCTGCCGAAAGCGTCGTATATCCTTATCTCCAACTGTCTCCATTCGGCCTTTTCCATGCTCCTGTTGAAAAGGTACATGGCCCTGCGGCGAAGCCTGGTCCGAAGTGTCTCGTGAGGCATGGATACCAGAACCACGTCCTTCTCCATATCGCCCATAGTCAAAGGTCTGGCGAGCGATTTGGAGGTAAAGGATATTATGACCCCACTGTCGGAATCCCAATCCCATATCGACTCCAAAGGGGATATTCGTCCGCCGAAATCCTCGGCGATCTCCTCCATAACCGGTCGGTAGTCCCCGTGAACCCTGAAAAGGATCGACCGAGGGAGCCGTCTAACCGACTTGACCATCGAACAGACCCCCTCGGTCAACATGGCGGCCAGGATCACGTCGGGGAAGCTGTCCACCGCGACATACCTTTCGCGGTCTCTCTCTCCCAGGACCAAGACGGTGCTATCCTCCCCTATACCGTCGAACACCCTCTCCCTGGGAGATTCCGAAAAGGAAAAACGTCCTTCCAGCCAATGAAGTATCTCTGAGACATCGCCCTCCATTCTAACGACCCTGGGACCACTCCTGACTATGGATAACATCGCCATACCTCCTTAGATCGACGAGAAAAAACAGACTAAAGACCTATTCGTCTCTTGAGCTGCCTCTGATCGTCTATATATCCGGGATAGGGGATCCTGTAAACACCTCCGGTCTTCAACGAAAACAAGTGAATATCCTTTACGCCGTTGAGACAGCGTATATCTCCGGAAGGATAGGACAGATCGTGTCCGCATAGCCCGACCATATCGGGAAAGTCGGGAATCCTCCAGGAATAGTGGCTAACGACGAAATTCCATCCGGAAGCTGAGAAAAAACCGGTACCTTCCGTTATGTGACAATGGGAAAACATCTCCTTCACAGAATAAAGATCATCGTGGTTTCCCATAGATATCATGGCCTGAAAATCCCCTCTGGCCACGGCCTCATCTAAAATTTCTGACAGAGTCCTTAGCTTATTTCTGTAGCACTCGATACGAGCGGGATATGCCTCCAGTTTTATCTGATCCACCAGGTCTCCCGTATGGACCACCCAGGCCGGACTGATCTTAGATATAATCTTCCTTAGATCGGGAAAAAAGGAGGACGGAGTGTCGGATATATGCAACAAGAACTCCCCTGGACGATCCATAACCTCCTCCGGAACGTAAACCGTACCCAGGAGCCTGCAGGCACCTGCAAGCCAACGATTCATGAAAACACCTCTTTCAAACCTAAACCTAGGCATACTCGTCCATTTTAATATGAAAGATGCAAAAAGACACGTTCTATCGCTACAAATCACCTTGACAATCGGAGGAGACGCTAGGATAATGCCTCCTTATGTGTCGAAAGAAGGCGAAGCGTTGTTGTCATCGGTGGTGAAGACGAAGACGTTTCGCGTCGACCCACTGAGGAGGAACGATATGGGTAACACTTTAGCTACAACCGCTTTTGATCGCTACGAACTTAGAGAAGAACTTCTGAGCGCCCTTGCCGCAAAGGGATTCGACTCTCCCATGCCGGTACAGGAACAGGTCCTGGAATCGGAAAAAAGAGACGGAGACCTGGTCGTACAGGCCCGCACGGGAAGCGGGAAGACCCTCGGTTTTCTACTTCCCCTTCTGAACGAACTGCCCCGGGAAACAGCTACTCCTAGAATACTGGTACTATCCCCCACCAGAGAGTTGGCCCAACAGATAGCAGGAGAGGCCGAATGGCTCGGCAGATATATGGGTATAACCACCGCGTCTCTGGTCGGAGGCATGGACATGGAACGCCAGATAAGAGACCTTCGCAGAGGTTCGGCCCTCGTAGTAGGAACCCCGGGCAGAACGATGGACCACATACGGAGAAGAACCCTCAAAACCGATACAATCCAGACCATCGTCCTCGACGAAGGAGATACCATGTTGGACATGGGCTTTAGGGACGATATAGAGGCCATTCTCAACACCCTGCCCGATCCCCATAGAACATGGCTTTTTTCCGCTACGATGCCGGACGAAGTTGCCTCCCTTACGAAAAGATATCTGGACTCTCCCAGCTGGATAACCCTATGTCACGACGAAGACCAGCACGAGGATATAACTCACAGGGCCTACCTCGTTCCCTCAGGAAAGAGGCAGGAGGGACTCGTGAACGTCCTCCTGTGGGAAAACCCCGAGATGGGCTTGATCTTCTGCCATACCAAGGCGGGAACGGTGGAGACCATGGAACGGCTTCAGGAAGAGGGATTCGCCGCCTCGGCCCTTCACGGAGACATGAGCCAGCTGGAGAGAAACAGCGTTATGAATGCGTTTCGGCAGGGAAGAATTCCCTATCTAGTGGCCACCAACGTCGCAGCCAGAGGACTCGACGTACAGGGAGTATCCCACGTCATACAGATAGGCCTGCCGGACAACCTGGAGACCTTCGTACACAGAAGCGGTCGAACCGGAAGGGCCGGTCAGGAAGGCAGAAACCTACTCATACTGACTCCCAGGGAAAGAGGCCGTTTCAAAGCGATGCTCAGAGCCTCGTCGATGGACCTCAAGTGGGCCAACGTGCCCGACGTATCCGAGATAGCCAAGGTACAGAGAGGACTCAGGGAAAGCGCTCTTTTAGACGGAGGTGAACCGGATCAGGAGAACCTGGCCTGGGCGGACGAGCTTCTGGGCATGATGGCTCCAAGAGACCTGGTAGCCAGATTGTTGGGAAGTTACGTCAAGGGCTTGCCTAACGGCTACGACCTCAGAAAATCCCTTCAGGACGAGCTCGAAAACCGCCGCTCCGGTAGGGACAGAGGGGACCGCTTCTCCGGGAGAGACCGGAACAGATCCTCGAGACGAAACGAAAACAGAGGCAATAGAAGCTCTTTCCGTGGAAGAGCCAAATCCATAAAATTATCGAAGGGACGGATCGATCAGGATTGGTCCGTAGGAAGAATCCTCGCGACCGTCTGTCAGGCACTCAACGTGGACAGAAACGAGATCGGCAATATCCGCATGAGGGAAAACCACACTGAGGTGGAACTCGGCCCTATAGCCGCCGATAGAATGAACGGAGATGGAGCCAACAGACTCTCAAAATGGGGCCTCATGGATGGGTCCTCGCAAAACCAGGCAAGAAATACCCAATCCTCTCAGGGTCGGAGACGTTGGGAAAGATAACGAATAAATACAGAAAGAGGGGGGATCGCAAAAGCGANNNNNNNNNNCCCCCCCCCTCTTTCTGTATTACATGAAGAACTATCCATCTGCCTTTCTCTCACGGCAAAGAGATATCCAAGCAACCAGCTAGCTACCTACCGATGCGATGAAATTGTAGGGTAAATTCAGGTTTTATTTGACAGTTTGAAAAAACAGATGCTAGAATGATCTAAACGGACCACTTCGTTGTGTTGTTTTTGCAAAATAAACACTATACTAACAGCTTGGGGAGGCAATAGGTAAAATGAACGATGTCGTCAAAATAAACGGTCACTCCCTGACCCTAAGGGACCTTGTCAACGTAGCGAGAAAGGGCTACTCCGTCGAGATCGACGAAGAGGCCATAAAAAAGGTCAACTACGCCTCGTCACTGATCCAGAAATGGGTGGAGGACAACAGGATAATATACGGTGTCACCACCGGATTCGGAGATCTGGCTACGGTAAACGTCGACAGAGAGAAATGCACCCTTCTTCAGGAAAACCTCCTGAGAAGCCACGCGGTAGGCGTAGGGGATCCCCTCCCGATTGAGACCGTCAGAGCTATCATGCTACTAAGGCTCAACGGACTGACCGCCGGACATTCGGGTATCACCCTGGAGACTCTCACCCAGATGGTCAACTTCCTCAACTTAGACATCATCCCCCACGTCCCCTCTCAGGGATCGGTGGGAGCCAGCGGAGACCTCTGTCCTCTCTCGCACATAGCGGTCTCGATGCTCGGAGAGGGAGACGTCTTCTACAAAGGCGTTCGCATGTCCGCTCTGGAGGCGATGAGCAAGGCCGGACTCAAGCCGATACACCTCCATCCTAAAGAGGGACTGGCCCTCAACAACGGAACCGCCGCCCTGACCGGTCTGGGAGCATTGGCCCTCTGGGACGCCCTTACCGTAGCGAAGACCGCAGACATAGCAGGAGC
The sequence above is a segment of the Dethiosulfovibrio faecalis genome. Coding sequences within it:
- a CDS encoding Hsp20/alpha crystallin family protein, with translation MRRYLVPRSTGRSVMDPFSFMDNAMRTMFRDFDETFRGEENRSLAPNMDLYRKEGKITLVMDLPGISKEDIDLKVYKDRIEVRAQRKEYCTDEEDCLHNERFYGSLARMITLPAEIDCDSVQANYTDGVLKIEVDELKTGGEGKTIAIEG
- a CDS encoding 2-hydroxyacid dehydrogenase, with the protein product MKVVLLESLGISEESLERLAASLKKDGHDFSSFPRSDDRDENISRLSGVDVAMIANMPLSGEVIAGADSLKMISVAFTGYDHVDMKVCTERGVAVSNCAGYSTDSVAELALGLSVAVCRNILPCDRAVRDGATKAGLLGNEIAGKTVGIVGTGAIGCKVAKIFRVLGCPVLAYSRTERDDLKELGVSYVTLEELMASSDIVSIHVPCNDQTVGLIGEEKLAMMKPSAILINTARGPIVDNDRLAEALTSGRLSGAGIDVFDMEPPIPKDYPLLKAPNCVLTPHVAFATPEALEKRAVMAFDNVCAWISGNPRNLVY
- the buk gene encoding butyrate kinase; its protein translation is MRLLAINPGSTSTKIALFEDGTQLWDDTQRYDSDVIGRFPSVEAQEDFRLDEIKKALKEKGAEIADLDGVVGRGGLLRPIPGGTYRVDEAMMEDMKEARYGSHASNLGAALARRLADEAGCPDNSFIVDPVVVDELVDEARLSGLPEIERRSIFHALNQKAIARTAADEMGKAYEDCSFVVAHMGGGISVGAHRGGRVIDVNNALDGDGPFSPERAGTLPTGGLVKLCFGGTVTEKDLRKKLSGKGGLVAHLGTNDLREVQRRMGDGDEKAGLVFRTMAYQVAKEIGSRAASLEGEVDAILLTGGLAYSDVFVDEIRRRVAFIAPVKVYPGEDELKALADGAYRVMSGKESPKVYEK
- a CDS encoding bifunctional enoyl-CoA hydratase/phosphate acetyltransferase encodes the protein MEQLRSLSALLEYAKKIGAEKGKKKISVAKADDPGLLTALEDARVSGIADFYLVGDEKAIKAAAEKVGVDVANYEIVDACSEPEIALEAVKLVSSGKADVYMKGQIHTNHFLRGMLNKEVGLRRGKNTISHCYFHQVKGFDRIFFIADAAFNMYPDLSQKAQIIQNTVNLARAFGVECPKVAVLAAVEVVNPDMPATLDASALAQMNARGQIKNCIVDGPFALDNAVSEESAKTKGISSPVAGKADVFLVPNIDAGNMLAKAIVYFSENETAGMILGAAAPIILTSRADSPRAKLMSIAAAVVHADFGK
- a CDS encoding bifunctional enoyl-CoA hydratase/phosphate acetyltransferase, yielding MKNLDFLFDACTDSGVKKIAVACPYGEDTLEAVCEAQKRGLVQAVLVGESERIKAKASELGLSLDCFEIVEEGDDYSATERTVKLVSSGKADLLMKGLVKTATLLKAVLNKEWGLRSGALLSHLVFVEVPPLGRVLGITDGGMNMYPNLTAKAEIIRNAVGCYHSLGVECPKVAALAAVESVNPDMTATIDAASLTMMAARGQIEGCLIDGPLALDNAVSPEAAAIKKIDSPVAGKADLLVVPDIEAGNLVGKTAMFLAGCRTAGVILGARRPIVMTSRFDSMDTKLLSIALGAAIS
- the buk gene encoding butyrate kinase; protein product: MSYKVLAINPGSTSTKIAWFDDGSERWSETVRHDADRIASFSKTADQYLFRMETIEKAVEARGSSLDDLSCVVGRGGIIDPIPGGTYEVDQALLARLRSGKPWDHASNLGGILADAIASSRGIPAFIVDPVSVDELDDLARLSGLPELPRIPLNHALNVKATVRRAAKDLCVDWQNSKYVVVHMGGGMTICAHSDGKLIDFNSGNDFGPFSPERAGGMPAGDLVGLCFGGKTPMTDLKKRLAGKGGVFAYLGTSDMREVSERASSGDEKAELVRNAMSFQIAGAIGSMAAALSGDVTAILFTGGVAYDSEFVASVQRRVQWIAPCLVYPGEGEMEALAEGALRVLKGEEKARSYADTVKGVL
- a CDS encoding metallophosphoesterase; the protein is MNRWLAGACRLLGTVYVPEEVMDRPGEFLLHISDTPSSFFPDLRKIISKISPAWVVHTGDLVDQIKLEAYPARIECYRNKLRTLSEILDEAVARGDFQAMISMGNHDDLYSVKEMFSHCHITEGTGFFSASGWNFVVSHYSWRIPDFPDMVGLCGHDLSYPSGDIRCLNGVKDIHLFSLKTGGVYRIPYPGYIDDQRQLKRRIGL
- a CDS encoding DEAD/DEAH box helicase, whose translation is MGNTLATTAFDRYELREELLSALAAKGFDSPMPVQEQVLESEKRDGDLVVQARTGSGKTLGFLLPLLNELPRETATPRILVLSPTRELAQQIAGEAEWLGRYMGITTASLVGGMDMERQIRDLRRGSALVVGTPGRTMDHIRRRTLKTDTIQTIVLDEGDTMLDMGFRDDIEAILNTLPDPHRTWLFSATMPDEVASLTKRYLDSPSWITLCHDEDQHEDITHRAYLVPSGKRQEGLVNVLLWENPEMGLIFCHTKAGTVETMERLQEEGFAASALHGDMSQLERNSVMNAFRQGRIPYLVATNVAARGLDVQGVSHVIQIGLPDNLETFVHRSGRTGRAGQEGRNLLILTPRERGRFKAMLRASSMDLKWANVPDVSEIAKVQRGLRESALLDGGEPDQENLAWADELLGMMAPRDLVARLLGSYVKGLPNGYDLRKSLQDELENRRSGRDRGDRFSGRDRNRSSRRNENRGNRSSFRGRAKSIKLSKGRIDQDWSVGRILATVCQALNVDRNEIGNIRMRENHTEVELGPIAADRMNGDGANRLSKWGLMDGSSQNQARNTQSSQGRRRWER
- a CDS encoding HAL/PAL/TAL family ammonia-lyase, with amino-acid sequence MNDVVKINGHSLTLRDLVNVARKGYSVEIDEEAIKKVNYASSLIQKWVEDNRIIYGVTTGFGDLATVNVDREKCTLLQENLLRSHAVGVGDPLPIETVRAIMLLRLNGLTAGHSGITLETLTQMVNFLNLDIIPHVPSQGSVGASGDLCPLSHIAVSMLGEGDVFYKGVRMSALEAMSKAGLKPIHLHPKEGLALNNGTAALTGLGALALWDALTVAKTADIAGALSVEALHGVPYAFDERTHAIRPHQGQIDVASNIRRLIQDSQIIEKFKHERVQDAYSLRCIPIVHGAS